Proteins encoded within one genomic window of Aerococcus viridans:
- a CDS encoding YccF domain-containing protein: MGCLGNLIWMIFGGLISAISWFFIGSLWCLTIVGIPVGLQCFKMAKLSLMPFGKDVVRGESGFGSLLWNILWLIFGGLELAAMHLFTGVILAITIIGIPFAKQHFKLAVLSLVPFGARIVPSNTLYMDIR; encoded by the coding sequence ATGGGTTGTTTAGGAAATTTAATTTGGATGATTTTTGGTGGGCTTATTTCTGCCATCTCTTGGTTCTTTATCGGCAGTCTATGGTGCCTCACGATTGTTGGTATTCCCGTAGGCCTACAATGTTTCAAAATGGCCAAATTATCATTAATGCCATTTGGTAAAGACGTTGTCCGTGGGGAAAGTGGCTTTGGTAGCTTGCTATGGAATATTCTATGGTTAATCTTTGGTGGTCTAGAATTAGCAGCCATGCACCTATTTACGGGGGTTATTTTAGCCATTACCATTATCGGTATCCCATTCGCCAAACAACACTTTAAACTAGCCGTACTATCGCTTGTACCGTTTGGTGCACGAATTGTGCCGTCAAATACACTTTACATGGATATAAGATAG
- the tsaA gene encoding tRNA (N6-threonylcarbamoyladenosine(37)-N6)-methyltransferase TrmO — protein MEVAPIGWIETAFVEKFGIPRQSMVVPQVKGMVQFYPPYNQIEYFKGIESFDYLWLVWYFSAQKGRANKATVRPPRLGGNERVGVFASRSPYRPNPIGLSSVKLEKVHIDGAGKVSLEVSGVDLMDKTPILDIKPYVKTDIHEEARAGFTDEVAWRPLTVDMPEAVTAGLPEYLLTQLQAVLAQDPRPRTQDNPDKIYGMRFDAYDVHFTVKSGILRVVKITEQAES, from the coding sequence ATGGAAGTAGCACCTATAGGTTGGATAGAAACGGCTTTTGTTGAAAAATTCGGTATACCTAGACAAAGTATGGTTGTGCCACAAGTAAAGGGCATGGTTCAATTTTATCCACCTTACAATCAAATTGAATATTTTAAAGGGATTGAATCCTTTGATTACTTGTGGTTAGTTTGGTATTTTTCAGCACAAAAGGGTCGGGCCAACAAAGCAACTGTCAGACCGCCTCGTTTGGGTGGGAATGAACGGGTAGGTGTCTTTGCTTCAAGGTCGCCGTACCGACCAAATCCTATCGGCCTGTCTTCAGTGAAATTAGAAAAAGTTCATATCGATGGGGCTGGAAAAGTGTCTTTAGAAGTATCTGGTGTTGATTTAATGGATAAAACACCTATTTTAGATATCAAACCCTATGTCAAAACAGACATCCATGAAGAAGCTAGGGCTGGTTTTACAGATGAAGTAGCGTGGCGCCCATTGACAGTCGATATGCCTGAAGCGGTGACTGCGGGGTTACCAGAATATTTACTTACCCAACTGCAAGCCGTTTTAGCTCAAGACCCGAGACCTAGAACCCAAGATAATCCTGATAAAATTTACGGCATGCGTTTTGATGCTTATGATGTACATTTTACAGTCAAAAGTGGTATTTTAAGGGTAGTAAAAATCACTGAACAGGCAGAATCATAG
- a CDS encoding exonuclease domain-containing protein — MAYNRRSGQQRPHMGKSIIGFPKDYVMIDIETTGLKPSNDEILELSAIRIRDHQMDRTFSTLVQPNRPISGFITNLTGISNHMVMTAPPIEQAIPEFLDFIQEDIILGYNVNFDLSFIYDTAVNLYNFPVRNDYLDVLTIARKLVTETPNHKLGTMAQFYGISYEGAHRGLTDCYITVEVYNQLFNQAKQVYQSEQDFKNDFYRRAYPKQIKVEDLKAETSDFNPMHPLFNKTIVFSGDLDNMSREEAMQASLNKGAILGKSVTLKTDYLIVSQSDLNKQKKTSKFKKAEEYANRGEKIKIISEKIFKQLLEME; from the coding sequence ATGGCTTACAATAGAAGATCTGGTCAACAACGACCGCATATGGGCAAGTCAATCATCGGTTTTCCAAAAGATTATGTCATGATCGATATCGAAACAACCGGCTTAAAACCAAGTAACGACGAAATTTTAGAATTATCAGCTATTCGGATTCGTGACCACCAGATGGACCGGACTTTTTCAACCTTGGTCCAACCTAACCGACCAATTTCAGGATTTATCACCAATTTAACTGGCATATCCAATCATATGGTCATGACCGCACCGCCAATTGAACAGGCTATACCCGAATTCTTAGATTTCATCCAAGAAGATATCATTTTAGGCTACAATGTCAACTTCGACTTGAGCTTTATTTATGATACCGCAGTAAACCTTTATAATTTCCCCGTGAGAAACGACTACCTGGACGTGCTAACCATCGCTCGTAAATTAGTAACAGAAACACCCAACCATAAATTGGGGACTATGGCCCAATTCTACGGCATTTCATACGAGGGCGCTCACCGGGGATTAACAGACTGCTATATTACGGTGGAAGTGTACAACCAACTCTTCAACCAAGCTAAGCAAGTCTATCAAAGTGAACAAGACTTCAAGAATGATTTCTACCGCCGTGCCTATCCAAAACAAATTAAAGTGGAGGACTTAAAGGCAGAAACAAGTGACTTTAATCCTATGCATCCCTTATTTAATAAGACTATTGTTTTTTCAGGGGACTTAGATAATATGTCCCGTGAAGAAGCCATGCAAGCTAGTTTGAATAAGGGGGCTATTTTAGGTAAGTCAGTGACCCTTAAGACAGATTACCTTATTGTCTCACAATCTGATTTAAATAAGCAGAAGAAAACAAGTAAATTTAAAAAAGCTGAAGAATACGCTAATCGCGGCGAAAAAATTAAAATTATTTCGGAAAAAATTTTCAAACAACTCTTGGAAATGGAGTAG
- a CDS encoding fumarylacetoacetate hydrolase family protein, with product MKFIQYFPANSNDIQVGILSDLGIIDIREASETLGIQVPNQLKAIIEGAYKDRIQQILDYYTHHAHEVNFVDADTIVYAPVIHNPEKIICVGLNYHDHVSESKISDDPEEPVLFSKFNNALASHHQVIPLNKHGEQFDYEGELVVVIGKTVKNISHSEALDAVFGYSIANDVSVRDLQFKSGQWLLGKTNDLSAPVGPYLTTKDEVDINNLVIKTYRNGAEVQSASTKQMIFKVAEIVSYISEYMTLQAGDIILTGTPSGVVLGYPEGQQDWLKTGDEISIEIEGLDRLTNSFEIEG from the coding sequence ATGAAATTTATTCAATATTTCCCGGCAAATTCAAATGACATTCAAGTCGGTATCCTGAGTGACTTAGGGATTATCGACATCAGAGAAGCAAGTGAAACATTAGGTATCCAAGTCCCAAACCAACTGAAGGCCATTATTGAAGGGGCCTACAAGGACCGTATTCAACAAATTCTAGACTACTATACCCACCACGCCCATGAAGTGAACTTTGTGGATGCGGACACCATTGTCTATGCGCCTGTTATCCATAATCCTGAGAAGATAATTTGTGTAGGCTTAAATTATCATGACCATGTGAGTGAATCAAAAATCTCTGATGATCCAGAAGAACCCGTGTTATTTTCAAAATTTAATAACGCCTTAGCCAGCCATCATCAGGTCATCCCATTGAATAAACACGGCGAACAATTCGATTATGAAGGGGAATTAGTAGTCGTAATTGGCAAAACAGTTAAAAACATTTCTCATTCCGAGGCCCTAGATGCCGTATTTGGCTATTCTATAGCCAATGATGTATCCGTTCGTGACTTACAGTTTAAATCAGGTCAATGGTTACTTGGTAAAACAAACGATTTATCTGCACCCGTTGGTCCCTATTTAACAACAAAAGATGAAGTGGACATCAACAATTTAGTCATTAAGACATACCGTAATGGTGCAGAAGTTCAATCAGCTAGTACCAAGCAAATGATTTTCAAGGTAGCTGAGATTGTGTCTTATATCTCTGAATACATGACCTTACAGGCAGGGGATATCATCTTAACAGGTACACCTTCAGGGGTAGTATTAGGTTATCCAGAAGGTCAACAAGACTGGCTTAAAACAGGCGATGAAATTTCGATTGAAATTGAAGGATTAGATCGTTTAACCAATAGCTTTGAAATAGAAGGATAA
- a CDS encoding DUF503 domain-containing protein: MILLGLEITFTFASDSLKDKRRILQSMMKKVSAKYGVSVAETGDQDVINQAILGMGIVSNSYAFAEKMLNQAVDFCEANYPIEVLQQDWYE, from the coding sequence ATGATTTTACTGGGATTGGAAATTACATTTACATTTGCTAGCGATTCGCTGAAAGACAAACGCCGCATTCTACAAAGTATGATGAAAAAAGTATCTGCCAAATACGGTGTTTCAGTCGCTGAAACAGGAGATCAAGACGTCATCAACCAGGCTATTCTTGGCATGGGTATTGTGTCAAATTCATATGCCTTTGCGGAAAAGATGCTCAATCAAGCTGTCGACTTTTGTGAAGCCAATTATCCCATTGAAGTCCTCCAACAAGATTGGTATGAATAG
- a CDS encoding YaiI/YqxD family protein, translating to MKIFIDGDGSPTKQESIQLAKKYDLPVVLVTSIDHFSKKPVADHVETVYVERGADSADFKILSMISAGDIVVTQDYGLASLALAKATVIHHSGMVYTVMNIDQLLRQRYESQQMRKAKMRTKGPKPFTAKDRQHFIQVLDEIIQDRL from the coding sequence ATGAAAATATTTATCGACGGTGATGGTAGTCCCACTAAACAAGAATCTATTCAATTAGCGAAAAAATACGATTTACCAGTCGTTTTAGTAACCTCGATTGACCATTTTTCAAAAAAGCCAGTCGCTGACCACGTGGAAACAGTCTATGTGGAAAGAGGCGCTGATTCGGCTGATTTTAAGATTCTATCCATGATTAGCGCCGGGGATATTGTGGTCACCCAAGATTACGGTCTAGCATCATTAGCCCTGGCAAAAGCGACGGTCATCCACCATTCTGGCATGGTCTATACCGTCATGAATATCGACCAATTGCTTCGCCAGCGGTACGAAAGCCAGCAGATGCGAAAGGCCAAGATGCGGACTAAGGGTCCTAAACCCTTTACGGCAAAAGACCGTCAGCATTTTATTCAAGTCCTAGACGAAATAATCCAAGACCGCCTCTAA
- a CDS encoding amino acid ABC transporter substrate-binding protein/permease codes for MKHIKLSFSVFIVSLLTLLFSIAPGKVEATETGNGETYIIATDTTFAPFEFVDDSGEFVGIDVDILAAIAEDQGFDYELRSLGFDAAVQAVETGQADAVIAGMSITEERKQTFDFSEPYYESGTAFAVLEDSEYQSLEDLEGQSVAVKTGTQGATIAADLADQYGFTVNTFDDSPNMYQDVISGNSAAAVEDYPVMGYAIESGGLNLRFIGDNFEEAPYGFAVLRGQNAELLEMFNAGLENIKASGEYDDILAKYGASQEETSSSSETPAAGSGETYTIATDTTFAPFEFVDENGDFTGIDVELLDAIAANQGFNYELKPLGFDAAVQAVETQQADAVIAGMSITEERKQTFDFSEPYFDSGTTFAVLADSDIESYEDLEGQNVAVKTGTQGATIAQSMADEYGFTVTTFDDSSNMYQDVISGNSAAAVEDYPVMAYAINSGGLNLKVIGDQLEPVSYGFAVLAGENQELLQMFNDGLAAIQESGEYDEIVGKYLGDSEEGETSSSNGFLTQLANNFPALLSGLGTTVYLAIVSLVIATILGIFLGLMRTSGNVVLSGIATVYIDIMRGLPLIVMSFFIYFGIPQMFNITISSNLAGILTLSLNAAAYMGEIVRGGIQAIDTGQTEAARSLGLTNGQTMRHIILPQAVKVMVPSFINQFVITLKDTSILSVIGIVELTQTGRIIIARTYQSGSMWLIVGLMYIIIITILTKLSNYIEKRYVGSRTTR; via the coding sequence ATGAAGCATATAAAGCTATCATTTTCCGTATTTATTGTAAGTTTACTTACTCTATTATTTTCAATCGCACCTGGTAAAGTTGAAGCAACTGAAACAGGTAATGGCGAAACTTATATTATTGCAACTGATACAACTTTTGCACCTTTTGAATTCGTAGATGATTCAGGTGAATTTGTTGGGATCGATGTAGATATTTTAGCAGCAATCGCTGAAGACCAAGGATTCGATTATGAATTACGTTCATTAGGTTTCGATGCAGCGGTTCAAGCTGTTGAAACAGGTCAAGCAGACGCGGTAATCGCTGGTATGTCAATTACTGAAGAACGTAAACAAACCTTTGACTTCTCAGAACCATATTATGAATCAGGTACTGCTTTTGCGGTATTGGAAGATTCTGAATACCAATCATTAGAAGATTTAGAAGGTCAATCTGTTGCTGTCAAAACAGGAACGCAAGGGGCAACCATCGCAGCCGACTTAGCGGACCAATACGGTTTTACAGTGAATACTTTCGATGATTCGCCAAACATGTACCAAGATGTTATTTCTGGTAACTCAGCAGCAGCGGTAGAAGATTATCCAGTAATGGGTTACGCAATCGAATCAGGTGGTTTAAACTTACGATTCATTGGTGACAATTTTGAAGAAGCGCCTTATGGATTTGCTGTACTACGTGGCCAAAATGCTGAATTACTTGAAATGTTCAACGCCGGTCTTGAAAACATCAAGGCTTCAGGTGAATATGATGACATTTTAGCTAAATACGGTGCTAGTCAAGAAGAAACATCTTCTTCATCAGAAACACCAGCAGCTGGTTCAGGTGAAACTTACACAATTGCAACCGATACAACTTTTGCACCATTTGAATTCGTAGACGAAAATGGTGACTTCACTGGGATCGATGTTGAATTATTGGATGCTATCGCAGCTAACCAAGGTTTCAACTACGAGCTGAAACCATTAGGCTTTGATGCGGCGGTTCAAGCGGTTGAGACCCAACAAGCAGATGCCGTAATCGCTGGTATGTCAATTACAGAAGAACGTAAACAAACTTTTGATTTCTCAGAACCATATTTTGATTCAGGGACAACATTCGCTGTTTTGGCGGATTCAGATATTGAATCATACGAAGACTTAGAAGGACAAAATGTTGCCGTTAAAACTGGTACACAAGGGGCAACAATTGCCCAATCAATGGCCGACGAATACGGTTTTACTGTAACGACATTTGATGACTCTTCTAACATGTACCAAGATGTTATTTCTGGTAACTCAGCGGCAGCGGTAGAAGATTATCCAGTAATGGCTTACGCGATTAACTCTGGTGGTTTAAACCTTAAAGTTATTGGTGACCAATTAGAACCTGTATCTTATGGCTTTGCTGTTTTAGCTGGTGAAAACCAAGAATTACTACAAATGTTTAATGACGGACTAGCAGCTATTCAAGAATCTGGCGAGTACGACGAAATCGTTGGTAAATACTTAGGTGATTCTGAAGAGGGCGAAACAAGTTCTTCTAACGGCTTCTTAACTCAACTAGCCAACAACTTCCCGGCCTTATTATCTGGTTTAGGCACAACTGTTTATTTAGCTATCGTATCATTAGTAATTGCGACAATCTTAGGTATTTTCTTAGGATTGATGCGTACAAGTGGTAACGTTGTGCTATCAGGGATTGCGACAGTATATATTGACATCATGCGTGGTTTACCACTAATTGTAATGTCATTCTTCATCTACTTCGGTATTCCGCAAATGTTTAACATTACCATTTCAAGTAACTTGGCGGGTATTTTAACCCTTTCACTAAATGCGGCAGCATACATGGGTGAAATCGTTCGTGGCGGTATCCAAGCCATCGACACAGGTCAAACTGAAGCAGCCCGAAGTCTAGGTTTAACAAACGGTCAAACAATGCGTCACATCATTTTGCCACAGGCAGTAAAAGTGATGGTACCGTCATTCATTAACCAGTTCGTTATTACCTTAAAAGATACGTCAATCCTATCCGTAATTGGTATCGTAGAATTGACGCAAACAGGTCGTATCATCATCGCCCGCACTTACCAATCAGGTAGCATGTGGTTGATTGTTGGTTTGATGTACATCATCATCATTACGATTCTAACTAAACTATCAAACTATATTGAAAAACGTTATGTAGGTTCAAGAACTACACGCTAA
- the ybaK gene encoding Cys-tRNA(Pro) deacylase: protein MAKAKKTNVLRKLDQQKIPYTEMTLPEDSTPHSSEEVAEVLGINPDQQFKTLVTHGKSKKHYVFLVPVNHELDLKLAAAAVGEKNIHMIAQKDLEPLTGYIHGGCSPIGMKKAFPTVIDATAQNYKTIIFSAGKRGFLVEAPVNELGKVIAQLDFADIIAKKN, encoded by the coding sequence ATGGCAAAAGCTAAAAAAACCAATGTACTCCGTAAATTAGACCAACAAAAAATTCCCTATACAGAAATGACTCTTCCTGAAGATTCCACACCACATTCCAGTGAAGAAGTTGCTGAAGTACTTGGCATTAATCCAGACCAACAATTTAAAACGCTAGTCACACATGGAAAATCGAAAAAACATTATGTCTTCCTAGTCCCTGTTAACCATGAGTTAGACCTAAAATTAGCCGCCGCTGCCGTTGGCGAGAAGAATATTCATATGATTGCCCAAAAAGACCTTGAACCCTTAACTGGCTACATTCACGGTGGGTGTTCTCCGATTGGTATGAAGAAGGCCTTCCCAACCGTTATTGATGCCACCGCTCAAAATTATAAGACCATTATTTTTTCAGCCGGAAAACGCGGATTCTTAGTTGAAGCACCCGTTAATGAATTGGGAAAAGTAATTGCCCAATTAGATTTTGCCGACATTATAGCCAAAAAAAACTAG
- a CDS encoding 2-hydroxyacid dehydrogenase → MKIALLEPLRVPEARIKELAQPLIDAGHEFTYYPDKTTHPNELYERSKDADIVMIANNPYPAEVIDRLENTKFINVAFTGFDHVDSKASKDNGIAIANASGYATTAVAELALGLTLDLFRAITKGNDDIRNANFQGPFQGREIKGKTVGIVGTGHIGLETAKLFKAFGADLIGYNRSEKQEAKDLGVELVELDELLQRADIVSVHLPLNDETRHLLNKDKLSLMKESAVIINVARGPIIDDSALADLLNEGKIAGAGIDVFDGEPPLPADYPLLSAKNAILTPHVGFLSDEAMELRAQIAFENTKAFIDGKPQNIVQEA, encoded by the coding sequence ATGAAGATTGCTTTACTAGAACCATTACGCGTACCAGAAGCCCGCATTAAAGAACTGGCCCAACCGCTGATTGACGCTGGTCATGAATTTACCTATTACCCTGACAAAACGACTCACCCAAATGAACTTTATGAACGCTCTAAGGATGCGGATATTGTGATGATTGCCAATAATCCCTACCCCGCTGAAGTGATCGATCGTTTAGAAAATACAAAATTTATCAATGTGGCTTTTACTGGTTTCGACCATGTTGATAGTAAAGCGAGTAAGGATAACGGTATCGCCATTGCCAATGCATCTGGTTATGCAACAACAGCGGTTGCTGAATTGGCTTTAGGTTTGACTTTAGACCTATTCCGCGCCATCACAAAGGGGAACGACGACATTCGTAATGCCAACTTCCAAGGTCCCTTCCAAGGGCGTGAAATCAAAGGAAAAACGGTTGGTATCGTCGGTACTGGTCATATTGGCCTTGAAACGGCCAAATTATTTAAAGCGTTCGGTGCTGATTTAATCGGATACAACCGATCTGAAAAGCAAGAAGCCAAAGACTTAGGCGTGGAATTAGTTGAACTGGATGAATTATTACAAAGGGCAGATATTGTTTCAGTTCATTTGCCTTTAAATGATGAAACAAGACACTTGTTAAATAAAGACAAATTAAGCTTGATGAAAGAATCTGCTGTGATCATTAACGTTGCCCGCGGGCCGATAATTGATGATTCAGCCTTAGCAGACTTATTGAATGAAGGCAAAATAGCCGGCGCTGGGATTGACGTCTTTGACGGTGAACCGCCATTGCCTGCTGACTACCCATTATTATCGGCTAAGAATGCTATTTTGACACCACATGTTGGTTTCTTATCTGACGAAGCCATGGAATTAAGAGCGCAAATTGCTTTTGAAAACACCAAAGCATTTATCGACGGTAAACCACAAAACATCGTTCAAGAAGCCTAG
- a CDS encoding LemA family protein translates to MVWIIVIAIIVILVVWGIGAYNNFVRSKEMVSNAMAQIAAQVESRWDALTNLISATKQYQTHEHDTLTKIVESRSNVSRNSSVSDVEKDDAAFNRALRSIDVVVEQYPNLKASDVYQSTMNSVNTYENNVRQSRMVFNDTVTKYNRLIKTFPNSVIAGFTGFTPEEYFENSAEKAEMPQW, encoded by the coding sequence ATGGTATGGATTATTGTCATTGCTATAATCGTTATATTAGTTGTGTGGGGGATTGGAGCCTACAATAACTTCGTACGTTCCAAAGAAATGGTATCAAATGCCATGGCGCAAATTGCAGCACAAGTAGAATCTCGTTGGGATGCCTTAACCAATTTGATTTCAGCAACCAAACAATATCAAACACATGAACACGATACCTTAACTAAAATCGTTGAATCACGTTCGAATGTATCACGTAACTCCTCTGTTAGTGATGTGGAAAAAGATGATGCAGCTTTCAACCGTGCATTACGTTCAATTGATGTAGTAGTGGAACAATATCCGAATTTAAAAGCTTCGGACGTTTACCAATCAACAATGAATTCTGTAAATACTTATGAAAACAATGTACGTCAGTCACGTATGGTCTTTAATGACACTGTTACTAAATACAATCGTTTAATTAAAACTTTCCCGAATTCTGTTATTGCTGGATTTACAGGATTTACACCGGAAGAATACTTCGAAAATTCAGCAGAAAAAGCGGAGATGCCACAATGGTAA
- a CDS encoding HAD hydrolase family protein, with product MENAHDDVKAQANFIAPSNNDLGVSKVIQDLLDGNL from the coding sequence ATGGAAAATGCCCATGACGATGTTAAAGCACAAGCTAATTTTATCGCCCCATCTAATAACGATCTAGGTGTATCAAAAGTCATTCAAGACTTGTTAGACGGTAACTTATGA
- a CDS encoding DUF2207 family protein: MVKTHQKAIEMIIAFGALVLFWVAPQSVLANEINSIDVDVTLQSDGSALIHETWDMNTDEGTEIYKGMNLEDVQDISNFTVSMDGQPMEEQSSWDIDDSFDQKAGTYGQNTNELNWGITEYGQHTYELSYEISNFVIQTSTDQMVYWQFINSDLSPSPKAVSVEISSDVQTMNYDDNRIWGFGFNGNIDITSDGVVQTASTEPLGSNNYVTILLRIPDGTYPTDFVIEDRSFDSFVEQAFEGSSYNYEDYNPDATYEDIQEMDGASEADTSTSTSTKVILGLAAAAGIGGLGAGIWGISQYASNQRKYREYYPTMKTMEKRTQGEYYREAPTEDVFQLYVILSQLIDNKSELRQNYMTAGILYLVKNGYITVREEEIDGILRSKDQAVIYVQSDKAPTGPSARLFKLMQRVAQKDGRVEQKAFSKYIEKNYKKIEAYERALDSYSSDYLEENGYTFVGLTAKSRREKSDLDIAHEVAGVAYTDKGFELRDNIVKFKNYLLDFSLLNERQTNEVALWDELMIYAGAFGIADEVEEEFRKIYPEYAEISTYSDAPFFYYAYYGSMLNRSYSDGHSAATASSSSGGGGGTSFGGGGGSFGGGGGGGVR, encoded by the coding sequence ATGGTAAAAACACATCAAAAAGCTATTGAGATGATCATAGCCTTTGGTGCGTTGGTTTTATTTTGGGTAGCACCCCAATCAGTATTGGCGAATGAGATTAATTCGATCGATGTAGATGTAACTTTACAATCTGATGGATCAGCCTTAATCCATGAAACTTGGGACATGAATACTGATGAGGGAACTGAGATTTATAAAGGTATGAATCTTGAAGACGTTCAGGACATCTCTAACTTTACAGTTTCAATGGATGGACAGCCTATGGAAGAACAGTCATCATGGGATATTGATGATAGTTTTGACCAAAAAGCAGGTACCTATGGGCAAAACACGAATGAACTGAATTGGGGGATTACTGAATACGGCCAACATACATACGAGTTGTCATATGAGATTTCAAATTTTGTTATACAAACATCAACGGATCAAATGGTCTATTGGCAGTTTATTAACTCCGACTTGTCACCATCTCCCAAAGCTGTGTCTGTGGAAATTTCCTCAGATGTACAAACGATGAATTATGATGATAACCGTATTTGGGGATTTGGTTTCAACGGTAATATTGATATCACAAGCGATGGTGTCGTTCAGACGGCATCTACAGAGCCATTAGGTTCCAACAACTATGTAACGATTCTTTTGCGTATTCCAGATGGCACCTATCCAACTGACTTCGTGATTGAAGATAGAAGCTTTGATTCATTTGTAGAGCAAGCATTCGAAGGGTCATCGTATAACTATGAAGACTATAATCCTGATGCCACTTATGAAGATATTCAAGAAATGGATGGGGCAAGTGAAGCCGATACCTCAACCTCAACATCTACTAAGGTCATCCTTGGTTTAGCAGCAGCTGCTGGTATTGGTGGACTGGGTGCGGGTATTTGGGGGATCTCTCAATATGCTTCTAACCAACGGAAATACCGAGAGTATTATCCAACCATGAAAACTATGGAAAAACGTACGCAAGGAGAATATTACCGTGAAGCGCCAACTGAAGATGTATTCCAACTTTATGTGATTTTATCCCAATTAATCGATAACAAGAGTGAATTGCGGCAAAACTATATGACGGCAGGGATATTATACCTGGTAAAAAATGGTTATATCACAGTGCGTGAAGAAGAAATTGATGGCATCCTAAGATCGAAAGATCAAGCTGTTATCTATGTTCAATCAGACAAGGCGCCAACCGGCCCATCAGCACGATTGTTTAAATTGATGCAACGTGTTGCTCAAAAAGACGGCCGTGTTGAACAAAAAGCCTTCTCTAAATATATCGAAAAGAATTACAAGAAAATTGAGGCCTATGAACGAGCCTTAGATTCTTATTCATCAGATTATTTGGAAGAAAATGGTTACACTTTTGTCGGCTTAACAGCCAAATCACGTCGTGAAAAAAGCGACTTAGATATCGCCCATGAAGTGGCAGGTGTCGCTTATACAGATAAAGGCTTTGAGTTACGCGATAATATCGTGAAATTCAAAAACTATCTGTTAGACTTCTCATTACTAAATGAGCGTCAAACCAATGAAGTTGCCTTATGGGATGAATTAATGATTTATGCGGGTGCTTTTGGTATTGCTGATGAAGTGGAAGAAGAATTCCGTAAGATTTATCCTGAATATGCTGAAATCTCAACTTACTCAGATGCACCATTCTTCTACTACGCATACTATGGTTCAATGCTTAACAGATCTTATTCAGACGGTCATAGCGCTGCAACAGCTTCTTCATCATCTGGTGGAGGGGGCGGTACCAGCTTTGGTGGTGGTGGTGGTTCCTTCGGTGGAGGTGGCGGCGGCGGTGTTCGCTAG
- a CDS encoding HAD-IIB family hydrolase, with the protein MTDIKLIAIDMDHTLLNDNGQLPENFTDQVHALKEKGIQVAIASGRPLYTLADMFSHIEDDLIFVSDNGAAITKQGEQLFNSIIQPDDYRKLMAFTLDQNEATGIPILCALDAAYIPKAHDQYDQVYRTFYTNIHYSDDFASVDAVANKFTVYTPNNDAVDQYADIYGPALSKQFSATTSGKEWIDIMNKNIDKGQGMYQLSNLLNITTDQMMAFGDNYNDIEMLAAVKIFICHGKCP; encoded by the coding sequence ATGACAGATATTAAATTAATTGCCATTGATATGGACCACACCTTGCTAAATGACAATGGACAGCTTCCTGAGAACTTTACAGACCAGGTACATGCCTTAAAAGAAAAAGGCATCCAGGTGGCCATCGCATCCGGACGACCACTTTATACTCTGGCAGATATGTTCAGTCATATTGAAGATGATTTGATTTTCGTATCTGATAATGGTGCTGCCATCACCAAACAAGGAGAACAATTATTTAATTCAATTATCCAACCAGATGACTACCGCAAATTGATGGCCTTTACCCTTGATCAAAATGAAGCAACTGGTATCCCTATCTTGTGTGCCCTAGACGCAGCCTATATTCCAAAAGCCCATGACCAGTATGATCAAGTCTACCGGACTTTCTATACCAATATTCACTATTCCGACGACTTTGCGTCAGTGGATGCTGTTGCTAACAAGTTTACAGTGTATACACCAAATAACGATGCTGTTGACCAATATGCGGACATTTACGGCCCGGCTTTAAGCAAGCAATTTTCTGCCACAACATCTGGTAAAGAGTGGATTGATATTATGAACAAAAATATCGATAAAGGCCAAGGCATGTACCAACTGAGCAACTTACTCAATATCACCACTGACCAAATGATGGCTTTTGGTGATAACTATAATGACATTGAAATGTTGGCTGCTGTGAAAATATTCATATGCCATGGAAAATGCCCATGA